The genomic segment GCTCTCCAAATCGTAAACCCCGAGTAGAGTAGCAGCAGGAATCCAGGTATTAATAGCAAAAAAGCACCATTCTTCGACTGGGTAAAGTTAATGAAGTACCCTACGTAAGGCACTGTAAAACCAGTGTACTCCGCTACCACATTGTCAGACATAACTGGATTCATGTCCTCTGCATTGTTGTTGTCGCCTTTTGTCCGGTAAAGTACGGAGTCTCCACTTTTGACTACCTCAGTAATCCGATGTGTGATCAAAATATTTTCTGCTTCTTGGAATGTAATGACGTCACCTTTTTTAAAATTGGTTTTATCTACAGCTTGTTTTACGGAGATGATTGAACCCGTTAGGATTCCAGGCTCCATAGACCCCGACAGAACTGTTTTTAATTGGTAACCGAAAAGCTGTGGCTCACCGCCTGAAATTTTCGTGATGACCACTATGGAAGCTACACTAATCAGCAGAACCATCAATATGCCTGAGACGATGCTACTTATCCTCTTCATTCGTTTCTTCTTTTTCATTAATTTCTTCTCTCTCATTTGTATCACCTTCTACTTTCTTTGTGTTATTTTCTGGTTTTACGACAGCGTTCACTTCAGCTTCATTCTTTGTTTCAGAGTTATTTTCTGGAGCCTTACTTTCTACAGAATCCTTTTCATCCGGTTTCTTTTCAGTAGATTCATCAACAGATCCATCCTTGACGTCCGGCTGTTTTTGACCGTCATCTTCAGGCTTCTGCTGCTCGTTCTCTTTGTTAGCATCCGAATCTGCTTTATCATCTTCACCTTCTATGACCTTATCCTTTTCAATTTCTTCCTTTGATTCATCATCTATATTCTTGCAGTCGGCCTTTATTTTCTCGCTTGATACAGCATCCTGTTCGTTTTCTCCAACAGACTTATCATCTTCGCGCTTGCAATCGACATCGCTTGGTGCAGCATCCTGCTCTTCTTTTTCCTTAGTCTTATCATCTTTGTCTAGGCAGTCGACTTCGGTTTCCTCACCCGATACCGCGTCCTTATCGTTTTCTTCCTTAGGCTTATCAACTTTGTTCTCGCGATCGATCTTGATTTCCTCGCCCGTTACAGCATCAATTTCGATTTCCTCGCCGCATTGATTTATGAGAACAACCGGAACTGGCCATGTACCGGCAGTGATTGTCTGGGAGACTTCCGACTGGCTGCTGAGATATGCGGACGTGTCAGACGACATATAACTGATGCAAAAAATGGCTACATAACATATGAGTGCTATTTTGAAAGACAGAAATAGGCCGTGATGCTTTTTCCTACGTGTGCGCCTTCGCTTGCTTTTCAACCTGATCCCACCTTTCGAATTTTCATCACTGGAATTTCCTTAAATATATTACTCAAAACATAAAATTAAGTTATATGTTGAGAAATATATATAAGGAAGAGCATTGGCTGTTTGATAAAATAAAAGGAAGGAGGAGAAGTGCTCTCCTCCCCGGATATATGTTATTTCTTTTCAGGACCTGTCTGCTGTGCATCAAATGTCCATTCAAGCTTTAAAGTATCTCCTTGGAAATGATTCTGATCCTTTTTATCATCAACAAATTCAAATTTAACTTCAAGATTATCGGATGTTTTAGCCTTTAGTCCATTATTTTCTTTACCAGCAAAAAGCCAGGCCAATAAGTCTCTCTCCGTAACATCAGATTCTTTAAGTGCTTTTAAGGTAGTATTTTTAATAACTGTATTACCTTTATCATTATTTACAAGGAATTGAACTTTAATATGCTCACCAAAGTCTCTTCCTGCATTATCGCCTTTTACATCAATAATTTCATATTTCGATGTCAATAATACTTTGGATACATCTAGGCTACCTGTGTTATTCAGCGTAAAATAACGCGTCATTGTATCCCCTGGTTTTATATCGACTACATTAATAATTGCATTTTCCGCATCCCTACCTGCAACATTAATATCCAATGTACCTGCTGCAAAAACGCTATTATTTATTTCCACGTCGTTGAAATAAGCATATGTTCCTCCACCGATCATACTTACAGCCAATGCCCCAGTTGCGATACCCATTGCTAGCTTCTGTTTAATACCCATTTTTAATTTCCTCCAATTAGTTTGTATTTTTTCGCTTTTATTGAATGCTTGTTCTTTGTTCTTCCCTGCGACTTGGAAGAAATTATTTTCTTCTTCGATCTAAGGTATGAGTTCATTTTCACCTGATAAAGTAGCCTTGATTGCATGCACCATTTTCATAGTTTGGCAGCTGTTGTGATCCTTGACACCCCTTTAGTAGGTGTCATACTTTTTCATGGAAATCTCCTCCAATGCTTTTTTCGGCTCGTTACCATTTTTGTAACTACTTTTAGTATAGGAGTATTCCTTGCGGGCATCCTCACTCTAAAGAGTGATTTTCTGATATCGTTTGTCTACCCCGGTTTTCCACCTTAGTGTAGAGTCGGTGCACTTTCGTACCAGTTCACTTCTACTTCGATGAATAGCTCTATCTTATAGAAGTAACCTTTACTATTGATTTACTGATAGGCAACAAGTAACTGAAAAGTCTTAATTCGTCAAAATACAAGTTAATAACAAAAAAAAAGAACCTCTTCAACCGCAAGAGGCGACGTGATATTTAGAGGAACTTGGTTATACTGAACTATAAAATAGAATATAATTAACGGAAACTGTGAAATACATCCTCTATATGGGCACCTTGGATGTATGGAGTTATTGGTGCAACCGGCCTGATTAGATTTGGACAATATGTTCAATTTAGTCAGGTTTTATTATGCCATGAGGAGGAGTAAAAGTGGAAATCAAAAAAACTCTAGTTATTATGTTAAAAAGGTGCCATAAGAAAACTCCCCATTTCTATATAGGAAAAGCACGCGTCCCCCCAAAAAACATCGAAACGAATGATATGTATCTAGCTACATTGGAGCACAGTATATCACTGTTCCACCTAATGGATAATTCAAGCCCTCAAATGATAATGAAAGAAATAATAGCATCTATCATCAAGCTTACACATAGTGATGAAGCATTCTTTTGGTTAACGGATGTAAATCATCAAAATAGCTACCTAGCATCTTCTACGAGTAATCCCCATATTGAAACTGGCCTAAAAAAAGAATGGAATACTATACGTCTGGAGAATGAACTGTTTGTCAGTAAGATTAACGAGGATTGGTACGGGATGAAAGTCATTAGAACCTCCACTACTATCGGCGTTATTGGCGTTAAGATTTCCGGTTCAAGTGAGGCTAGAGAAACATTACTCTTCAATCGCCCTTTTGAGTTTTTAGTCGAACTTAGTGAAATAATGCTCGAAAGAATTCATACAGATTCAATGAAGGAGCAAATGATTGTAAGTAAGGAACAAAATCGTATCTCCAATGAAATCCACGACAGTGTTTCGCAAAGATTGGTCGGTATTGTTTATTCTCTGCATAGTTTACAAACAAAAAGTAAAAGTATGACAAGTACTGAGTTGAATGATGAATATCAATTTCTTTCACAATCTGCCAACACTACATTAAAGGAACTACGGTCGACAATATACGGTCTCAACTCGACGAAGAATGGCGAAAAATCTTTTCAAGTTTGGCTGCAAAACTATTTTGACGAGTACGCACGGTTAAGTGATATACGAATTGATTATCAGATAACGGGTGATGAAGCTTTACTATCAAGCGAACTAAAACAAGCACTCTATAGAATTATTTGTGAAGCTTGCGGAAATGCCGTTCGCCATGGCCAGTCCACGGCTATTGAACTCAGATTATCTATACTGGACGAGAAAACTATATTAGAAATTCGCGATAATGGAATCGGAATTAATTCGCACATATCCGAAGGCCAACAGGAAAAAGGAATCGGTCTTTTCAATATGAGACGTCTTGTAAGTACTTTTGCAGGAACGTTTTTGATAAGTGGATTACACGGGATAGGGACAGAAATACAAATCGAAATTCCAACCGCAAAAATACTTGAGAAGGTCCAGGTGAGTGGCTAATGCAAATTGTTATTGTCGATGATCATCCATTAGTAAGAAAAGGATTAACATCTATCCTTACTATAGATGGAGCAATTGAAATCCTAGGTGAAGCAGCAAATAGAAAGGACGCGCTAACTCTATTCCATGACACTACACCTGATTTGGCGATAGTGGATCTTCGCTTGGGAAATGAATCCGGTTTGGAATTAATTACAGAAGCGAAACAACAAGGAATAACTTGTAAATTCGTTGTGCTAACTTCATCGACGGAAGAGCACGACTTTAAACAGGCAAAAGAAATAGGGGTGGATGGCTATATATTAAAAGAGGCATTACCTGAAGAACTGATACATGCCCTGGGAGTTATCGGCAGAGGTAGAAAGTATTATGATCCAGGGGTGTTTGATTTGGTGATAAAATCGAAGGAAAGCCCTTTTGAAAATGATAGGCATATCGAACAGCTAACACCGAAGGAAAAGGAGATATTACTCGAACTCGGGATGGGCCATTCAAATAAACAAATTTCACAGGCTTTATATATTACAGAGTTTACTGTAAAAAAACATGTCAGTCAGGTATTAGCAAAGTTAGATCTTGCCGACAGGACAAACGCGGCATTGTATGCCAATGCTAAGGGCTTGGTGGCGTATAGTGTGAATTGAATGTTTGTTTAGTGCTAAATATAGTTCTAGTGATTCTATTCTCTATTTGCGGAGAGTCGGATGGGATATATGATCGGCAGCGCGGAGGTTATGATCGGTTGACGAGTTATATGATCGGCAGCCGGGCGATTATGATCGGGTCGCAAGTTATATGATCGGCAGCGCGGCGGTTATGATCGGGTCGCAGGATATATGATCGGCAGTCCGCCGGTTTTGATTGGTTGGCAGGATATATGATCGGCAGTCCGGCGGTTTTGATTGGTTGGCAGGATATATGATCGGCAGCCTGGCGGTTTTGATTGGTTGGCGGGATATATGCTCGGTTGAACGGTGGTTATGATTGGTTAGCGGGATATATGATCGGCAGTCCGCCGGTTTTGATTGATTGGCAGGATATATGATCGGCAGTCCGCCGGTTTTGATTGGTTTGCAGGATATATGATCGGCAGTCCGCCGGTTTTGATTGGTAGGCCGGATATATGATCGGCAGCCCGGCGGTTATGATCGGGTGGCGGGATATATGATTGGCCGCGCGACTATTAGACTGGGTGACAGTCACCCAGTCTAATCCGAAACGACTCAGACAACTAATTTGTTTCATAGCCTTTTATCAAAACAGCTCCGATACCAGATACCCTCCAAGTAGGCCTCAATAATTTATATTTAACCGGGTGAAACTCCTGACATGTTTCCTTACACTCTTTGCCAAACAGTTATTTGTTAAATATTGCAAGTCTTTGACACTCTTGAGATAATAGAAAGAAAGCGTTTCTTTTCAGGAAAGAAGGTGATTCTCGTCATACGTGCAATATTAGTCGATGATGAGCAGTTGGCTTTGAAACATTTAGAGAACAAGTTAAATGAATTAGGTACTGTCGAAGTCGTTAAAACTTTTTCAAATGCACCTAATGTTTTAAAGGAAATGAAGCACCTTGATTTTCAAGTGGCCTTTTTGGATATTGAAATGCCGGGCTTTAGCGGATTGGATTTAGCTGAACTCATTCAAGAAGGGAAAAAAGATGTATATATTGTCTTTGTGACTGCCTATCGGGATTATGCGATTCAAGCTTTTGAATTGCATTCGATTGATTATTTATTGAAGCCTATTATGAAAGAGCGCCTCGAAAAAACAGTGATGCGTCTTCAAGAACAGCTGCTTTTGAGTGATAAATCTTCAGTAAATGAACGAGATACCTCTCCTTCCCTGAAAATTTTCTGTTTTGATGAGTTTACTGTCTTCAGCCAAGAGGAACCTGTCAAATGGAAAACGGCAAAAGTAAAAGAACTGTTTGCTGTTTTCATTACACATCTAAATACGTCTATGAACAGAGACTCTCTTATCGATTTGCTTTGGCCGGAGAGCGAATACCAAAAGGCTAAGATTCAACTCCATACGTCAATTTCGCATTTGCGTAAAATGTTGGATTCTGTGGGCTACCCAGGCTCGTTAACTTTTTCAGATCAATGCTATGCACTGGAGCTACATGGATTCCAATGCGATGCGATTGAACTGGAGCGGGTATTAGCTGATTATACTGACGTGGATCATGATACTATTCAGGTATTCGAACATGTAGTTCAGCAATATAGCGGCGACTATATGGATAAGAACGGCTATGAATGGGCCGCAGCCAAAACACAAAGTATGCGTCAAAAACTGTTGCAGCTTCTCCAAAAGATGATTGATTATTACTCTAAGAATGAGGAGTTACATAAAAAACAGCATTATTTACAGATTCTGCTCAACTATAATCCATATTCCGAACATGTTTTACAGCAACTTATGCACTACCACCTTGACGTTGGGAACCGAGGGGATGCCATTAAGGTGTACCATGACTTCAAGAAACAATTATTGGAGGATCTCGACATTTTACCAGGACGTGCAACAAATGAACTTTATGAATCGATCCTCGTTATAACGTAATCAAACAGAAAACGCCAACTGCCTGAATTGGCAGCGGCGTTTTTCGTGTGTTATTCTTTTTTGGGAACGATAAATGTAACGGTCGTTCCCCTATTTAGTACACTGGTTATGTCAATTCCACTTCCGAATTGCTGTTTGAGCCGTTTGTCTGTATTAAGCAAGCCTATTCCTCGTTGTTCTTCTGTATGGTAGTTTAGCAGACTCTTCAATTTCTCTTCGGGTATTCCTACTCCATCGTCCATTATTATAATTTCTATAAAGTCCTTCTGTTCTAGCACTCTTATTTGGACAGTCCCGCCTTCTGGTCGTTTTAAGACACCATGTTGAATGGCATTTTCTACGATTGTTTGAATCGAAAGCGGTGGAATTTGAATAGCCGGTATCCCACGCATCTCCCATTCTACATTCAATCGATCCCCAAAACGTTCTTGTTCAATGAACAGATAGGAACGAACGAGCTCTAATTCTGTCTCTAGTTGGATCACTTGATTTAAATTATGGCTTGCGAAACTAGCACGCAAATAATTCCCGAACTTATCTAGCAACTCCACCATTTTGGGTGGATCAATCTCGCTAAGTGCCGCTATCGTATTTAACGTATTGAATAAGAAATGAGGCTGAATTTGTGCCTGCAGCCACGCAGCCTCCATTCGTACTCGTTCGCCAATCGATGTTTTCAAATCGGTTAAGGCCTTTACGCGTGTCACCAATTCAAGTTTTTCTACGGGTTTAGTAACATAATCACTGGCTCCGCAATGAAAACCGGTTTGAATATCCTCTAATTGACTACGGGCTGTCAACAGTAAAATAGGAAGTTCCGAAATCGGAAAGCGTTCCCTTATTTTTTGTGTCAACTCGTAACCAGACATATTTGGCATCATTACATCCGATATAACGAGATCCCATCTTCCTTTGTCCAATAAAACCAATGCTTCTTTTCCACTTGTACATGTAACAACATCGAATTGTTCAGCTACCAACATTCGCCCGACAATCGCTAAGTTAAGCGGATCATCATCTACCACTAATATGCATGGCAATTCTTCTTTCATAAACTGGTCCGTGGTCTTCTGATCCCCGCTAGCTATCTCCGGTATAACCTGTCGTATAGACTCGTTAGTAGCGATTCTCTTTTGTTGCGAGGCAATCTGCAATGTGAAAGTGAACGTAGACCCTTTTCCCACAGTCGATTTGACATTAATCGATCCTCCATGCAATTTAACTAACTGATCGCAAATACTCAGTCCCAGTCCAATTCCGCCTGCAAATGCTGTTATCTTGGGGTCTGCTTGCTCGTATGGCTGAAAAACAGATTTCATTGTTTCTTCATCTATACCGATACCAGTATCACGCACATGAATAACAGCCATGTCGTTCTGGGTTTCTGCAGAAACGATGATTTCTCCCTCATTTGTAAACTTCACCGCATTATGAACTAAATTAAATAGTATTTGAAAAAGACGATTTTCATCAGCTTCTACCTTCGGAAATGTCTCAAGCCCCGTTTGCCTAAATGTAATGTTTTTCCCTTCCTTCAAAAATTGGAGCATATCAAATACACCCGATACAACTGATGAGAGGTCCACTTCTTTAACTTGTAATCTAATGCCATTTTCCTTCAGTTTAGTAATATCAAGAAGATCATTCAGAATCATTGACATACGCCTACCTACAGACATCAGAATTTGTAAGTTTTCCTTGTTTTCTTCAGTCAAGTTATCCTTTTCACTGTCATAAATCGTTTGGGTAATATTCATGATTCCGTGTAGAGGGTTTCTTAATTCATGAGATGTATTCGCTAGAAAGTCATCTTTTCTTTTGACTTCTTTTTGTAATTTCACAGTCAGTTCCTTACTTTCATCTGTTGCTTGGAAAAAACGTTTGAACCAATAGATTGCAAAAAGAATAACACCAATGATGATTTCAAATGGGTAGTAGGGTAATGTCGAAAAAGCATGATTTTTAATCCATCCCCATAAAATACTGGAGGCAATGCTAATCGTCGCAAGTAGAAAGTAGATTGCGTAAGCCTTGCCTTGCGCTACCACTTTACTCAAAGTGAAAGGAATAATCGCCGGTATAAAGAACATAATAACCCTAAACAATGGAGCGATCATCATCTTATAATCTAGTAACACACATATGACAAATAACAGATACAAAACTGTAAGCGCCTTGAACGGAATAGATATCCTTGTTTTATGAATTGAATTTTCCATCAGTATCTGTTTGAAAAATTGCAACATAAAAAAAACACTGCTTGCATATGAAAGATAAAGCAGCTTCACCCACCACGTCCAACTAATCGCCGGAAACAAATAAAGCAATAGTTTATCATCATCTATGAGAATCGAAATCGCAGCACAAAGGAACGTAAGCGAAAGAAAAACTAATTCCTTCTTTCTTCCAAATAAAAGAAAGATGACTAGTGTATAAACGCTGTGCATTAGCAGAATGACTACTGATGTAAATTGCATTAAATAAGAAACTAGTTGACTTTTTTTAATGGCAGATGATGTTCCAAATTTAATCGTTTTGGTGATGCCTGCTGGATAGACGGGGTTATAGTTCGAAACATGTATTAGTAAATCAATCTCTGTTTCATAGCTTTCCAGACTCACTTCAACTGGTCGAAAATCAGATTTTGCTGATTCGGAATCTTCACCTACACGTCCCAGTTCCATTACTTTTTCTCCATTTATAAATACAGTAGCATTCGACCTTATTTCTTTTATATACAGACTGAACAACTGTTTTTGTTCATCCAGTAGAATACGCAGACGATAGGTCCCATATTCATATGATGATTTTTCATCCTCAGGTATTATTTTTCTCCAATCTCCGGGAACCGTTATCCCTATTTTTTCATCGTCCGCTAAGTGCTTCTCCAAGCTCCCCGGTTCAATCAATTGATTGTTATAAAAATCCCACTCGCCATTTAGCGTAATTACCCTTTTATCTGTTAACTCAATATCCCGAAGGTCAAGTATCCCTTTTTCAGCGTAAGGATAATCCGCTGTCAAATTGTAATAAATCCATAAAAACCGGAAACTGATAAGTATAAGTACAAAAATACCAACGACAACAATCATCTTTTTCTTATTCATGACAATTGTCTTCGCTGTTTGACAGGTCAATCCCTTTTTTATTCATCTCTATTTCTCCTATCCATTCATCTTAAATGGGTTTTAGATACACCCATTTCTTACTGTTATCCATTCATGCTTGGCTTATATTCGCAGTACGTATTTCCAGTAGTCCCCTTAGCATCGAACATTGCTAAAACTGCATACTCGATTAACAGCTTTGGATCCGTGGATATACGCTAGCCCCAATGCTTATACTTGCATTGATTTGGTGTTTTTCAATTATGAATGGCTTATTGAATAAATTCATGATCAATTGTAATAGGTCATTAGTATGTAATTCAATTTCACTTCTATCATACGTCAACGTTCTTAAAGAACTCTTTATACTCTCTCAAAAAAAGAAAAAAGCAAAACCAGCAGCTAAACAGCTAACTGGTTTTGCTTGTCATTATTGTGTCATGAAAATTCAATTGGTGTTTTTTTTGATTTTTTTCTTCTCAATACCATCCAAGCTCCGAGAAGAATCATTCCAATACCGGCTGCCATTGAGCCAATTGGGAAGGCTTCACCCGTTTGTGGTAACTTTTCACTTGGAATCACTAGATTGGGGTTACTTGGATTGCTTGGATTGCTTAGATTACTTGGATTGCTCGGGTTGCTTGGGTTGCTTGGGTTACCCGGTATACCTGGATTCTCTTGTTCAACCGGTTCGCTTGGTTCAACCGGATTGCCTGGTTCACTTGGTTTGCCTGGTTCACTCGGTTTGCCTGGTTCACTTGGTTTGCCTGGTTCACTTGGTTTGCCTGGTTCGCTTGGTTTGCCTGGTTCACTCGGTTTGCCTGGTTCGCTTGGTTTGCTTGGTTCACTTGGTTTGCCTGGTTCGCCTGGTTTGCTTGGTTCACTTGGTTTGCCTGGGTCGACCGGTGGATAATACGGATTATATTTATTTGTTTTAATTACCTGTACCGTAACTGTCTGACCTTTAATAATTTCAAATTTTACTGGTGTAGTATCTAGAATATAATTAGTTGGAGCTTTTGTCTCGATAAACTGGTAGTTACCCGGTTTTAAATTATCTACAACTAGTTTACCATCTTTATCCGTCGTTAAATCTTCTTTCAACGTGTTGCCTTCTGCATCTAGCAGTTTAAAGACTGCACCTGTAAGTGTTCCATTCCCATTATGTTCGGGACGCTTTGTAAGTTCAACTGAGCCTGTTGATAATTCGTTATAGGCTTCTACTGTTTCTACAGCAGTTGGTCCTAGGACAATTGTAAATTTGATTGGCGTTGCATTCAGCTTATAACCGAATAGTGCTTTCGTTTCTACAAACTGATAGTTACCCGGTTTTAAGTCTTCTACAACAACTTTACCAGTTTGATCTGTTACCAATCCTTCTCTGAGCATTTTGCCTTCTGCATCTAGCAATTCAAATTCCACATCTGTTAAAATCGCACCGTCATTGTCTTTATCGTACTTCGTCAACTCAACTGAGCCTGGAATGATTGTGTTCGGGATTTCCAATCCGCGTGCTACAGTTTGACCTTTGTCAATCGTGAATTCGATTGGCGTTTCATCTAGTACATAACCAAAAGGTGCTTTGGTTTCAACAAATTGATAATTACCTGGTTTCAAGTCGTTTACAACCAATTTCCCATCAGTATTCGTTGATAGGTTTTCTTGGAGGATCTCACCTTTTTCGTCTAGCAATTTAAACTCTGCACCAACCAAAGTTACTTCTTTGTTCGCACTATCTACTTTAACTAATTCCACGGAACCTGGCGTCAAATTATTGTTCGTTGAAATTTTGAGAATCTTTGATTGGCCTTTGGTAATCGTAAACTTAACTGGCGTAGCATCTAAGTCATAGCCGAATGGTGCTTTTGTTTCGACAAACTGATACTTGCCTGGTTTCAAGTTATCTACAACAATTTTACCTTCTTTATTCGTTTTTAAGCCTTTTTGAATCGTCTTGCCACTTGCATTTTGCAGTTTGAATACCGCGCCTTCTAATATAGTTGTCGGGTCTTCATTGTCGACCTTTGTTAATTCTACAGAGCCCGTTTTCAATTCGTTTTCTGCTTTGACTTTTACTAGTTTTACATCAGCTGTTGTTTTACTTTTTTTGATTGTAAACGTGATTGGCGTTTCATCTAACACATAACCGAATGGTGCTTTCGTTTCTACAAATTGGTAGCTACCCGGTTTCAAGTCAGTAACAAGTAACTTACCATTTTTATCAGTTTTCAATGCTGATTGGAGTACTTTCCCATCTGCATCTTGCAGTGCAAATTCTGCACCTTTCACTACCAATTTAGCGTTATCTTTATCGACTTTCTTTAATTCAACTGAACCTGTCACCAATTTATTTGGAGCATTGAATGAAGTTGTAACTGAAGTCTCTCCAGTTTCAATATTGAATTTTATTGGTTGTTGATTTAGTTGATAGTATGCAGGTGCTTTTGTTTCAACGAACTGATAAGCTCCTGGTTTTAAGTTAAGAACGGTGATTTTACCGTTTTTATCCGTTGATAGTCCGTCTTGTATTTTATTTCCTGTTGCATCTTGTAATTCAAAGATTGCACCTTTCAATGTTGTTTCGG from the Sporosarcina psychrophila genome contains:
- a CDS encoding TasA family protein, which gives rise to MGIKQKLAMGIATGALAVSMIGGGTYAYFNDVEINNSVFAAGTLDINVAGRDAENAIINVVDIKPGDTMTRYFTLNNTGSLDVSKVLLTSKYEIIDVKGDNAGRDFGEHIKVQFLVNNDKGNTVIKNTTLKALKESDVTERDLLAWLFAGKENNGLKAKTSDNLEVKFEFVDDKKDQNHFQGDTLKLEWTFDAQQTGPEKK
- a CDS encoding ATP-binding protein, which produces MNKKKMIVVVGIFVLILISFRFLWIYYNLTADYPYAEKGILDLRDIELTDKRVITLNGEWDFYNNQLIEPGSLEKHLADDEKIGITVPGDWRKIIPEDEKSSYEYGTYRLRILLDEQKQLFSLYIKEIRSNATVFINGEKVMELGRVGEDSESAKSDFRPVEVSLESYETEIDLLIHVSNYNPVYPAGITKTIKFGTSSAIKKSQLVSYLMQFTSVVILLMHSVYTLVIFLLFGRKKELVFLSLTFLCAAISILIDDDKLLLYLFPAISWTWWVKLLYLSYASSVFFMLQFFKQILMENSIHKTRISIPFKALTVLYLLFVICVLLDYKMMIAPLFRVIMFFIPAIIPFTLSKVVAQGKAYAIYFLLATISIASSILWGWIKNHAFSTLPYYPFEIIIGVILFAIYWFKRFFQATDESKELTVKLQKEVKRKDDFLANTSHELRNPLHGIMNITQTIYDSEKDNLTEENKENLQILMSVGRRMSMILNDLLDITKLKENGIRLQVKEVDLSSVVSGVFDMLQFLKEGKNITFRQTGLETFPKVEADENRLFQILFNLVHNAVKFTNEGEIIVSAETQNDMAVIHVRDTGIGIDEETMKSVFQPYEQADPKITAFAGGIGLGLSICDQLVKLHGGSINVKSTVGKGSTFTFTLQIASQQKRIATNESIRQVIPEIASGDQKTTDQFMKEELPCILVVDDDPLNLAIVGRMLVAEQFDVVTCTSGKEALVLLDKGRWDLVISDVMMPNMSGYELTQKIRERFPISELPILLLTARSQLEDIQTGFHCGASDYVTKPVEKLELVTRVKALTDLKTSIGERVRMEAAWLQAQIQPHFLFNTLNTIAALSEIDPPKMVELLDKFGNYLRASFASHNLNQVIQLETELELVRSYLFIEQERFGDRLNVEWEMRGIPAIQIPPLSIQTIVENAIQHGVLKRPEGGTVQIRVLEQKDFIEIIIMDDGVGIPEEKLKSLLNYHTEEQRGIGLLNTDKRLKQQFGSGIDITSVLNRGTTVTFIVPKKE
- a CDS encoding response regulator → MILVIRAILVDDEQLALKHLENKLNELGTVEVVKTFSNAPNVLKEMKHLDFQVAFLDIEMPGFSGLDLAELIQEGKKDVYIVFVTAYRDYAIQAFELHSIDYLLKPIMKERLEKTVMRLQEQLLLSDKSSVNERDTSPSLKIFCFDEFTVFSQEEPVKWKTAKVKELFAVFITHLNTSMNRDSLIDLLWPESEYQKAKIQLHTSISHLRKMLDSVGYPGSLTFSDQCYALELHGFQCDAIELERVLADYTDVDHDTIQVFEHVVQQYSGDYMDKNGYEWAAAKTQSMRQKLLQLLQKMIDYYSKNEELHKKQHYLQILLNYNPYSEHVLQQLMHYHLDVGNRGDAIKVYHDFKKQLLEDLDILPGRATNELYESILVIT
- a CDS encoding response regulator, with amino-acid sequence MQIVIVDDHPLVRKGLTSILTIDGAIEILGEAANRKDALTLFHDTTPDLAIVDLRLGNESGLELITEAKQQGITCKFVVLTSSTEEHDFKQAKEIGVDGYILKEALPEELIHALGVIGRGRKYYDPGVFDLVIKSKESPFENDRHIEQLTPKEKEILLELGMGHSNKQISQALYITEFTVKKHVSQVLAKLDLADRTNAALYANAKGLVAYSVN
- a CDS encoding SipW-dependent-type signal peptide-containing protein; this encodes MKSKRRRTRRKKHHGLFLSFKIALICYVAIFCISYMSSDTSAYLSSQSEVSQTITAGTWPVPVVLINQCGEEIEIDAVTGEEIKIDRENKVDKPKEENDKDAVSGEETEVDCLDKDDKTKEKEEQDAAPSDVDCKREDDKSVGENEQDAVSSEKIKADCKNIDDESKEEIEKDKVIEGEDDKADSDANKENEQQKPEDDGQKQPDVKDGSVDESTEKKPDEKDSVESKAPENNSETKNEAEVNAVVKPENNTKKVEGDTNEREEINEKEETNEEDK
- the sipW gene encoding signal peptidase I SipW; this encodes MREKKLMKKKKRMKRISSIVSGILMVLLISVASIVVITKISGGEPQLFGYQLKTVLSGSMEPGILTGSIISVKQAVDKTNFKKGDVITFQEAENILITHRITEVVKSGDSVLYRTKGDNNNAEDMNPVMSDNVVAEYTGFTVPYVGYFINFTQSKNGAFLLLIPGFLLLLYSGFTIWRALGEIELAPKKKVNIVGEDGGESSS
- a CDS encoding sensor histidine kinase; the protein is MEIKKTLVIMLKRCHKKTPHFYIGKARVPPKNIETNDMYLATLEHSISLFHLMDNSSPQMIMKEIIASIIKLTHSDEAFFWLTDVNHQNSYLASSTSNPHIETGLKKEWNTIRLENELFVSKINEDWYGMKVIRTSTTIGVIGVKISGSSEARETLLFNRPFEFLVELSEIMLERIHTDSMKEQMIVSKEQNRISNEIHDSVSQRLVGIVYSLHSLQTKSKSMTSTELNDEYQFLSQSANTTLKELRSTIYGLNSTKNGEKSFQVWLQNYFDEYARLSDIRIDYQITGDEALLSSELKQALYRIICEACGNAVRHGQSTAIELRLSILDEKTILEIRDNGIGINSHISEGQQEKGIGLFNMRRLVSTFAGTFLISGLHGIGTEIQIEIPTAKILEKVQVSG